The nucleotide window ACTTTTGGTCAGTTATGAAATGTCTTATTCCATCAAAAGATGTTTTTCTTGAgtgttttttctgtttattcACCCAGATTTGCGTAAACAGGCCAGACAGCTGGAGAATGAGCTGGATCTCAAGCTGGTGTCCTTCAGTAAACTCTGCACcagctacagcagcagcagcagcagcagcaaggaCCAGAGGACGAGAGACAGCAGGTCGACTGACAAAACAAATTTTACGTTAGCAATGTGAATGTACTCTTTACTAAGCTTGGATATAGAAATTAACTGAGTTTTTATAGTTATAGTTTGTATGACAGAATGTTTTTATTGTACTTGAACTAGTACTTTATTATCCTTTCTTTTTTTCCCTTGAATCAGGACTGGTTCTGTCGACTCATCTCAAGACAATATGCTCGTGGCCATGACAACTGAGCTGGAGCAGCAATTGGCCAATGTAAGTGAAATATCACATATATATGATGGGATATAGGGTCCTCTCCAGAAGCAGCCATACAGGCTCAAGCCCAGGGGACAGAGTCGATGTAATGCCGAAAATATTTAAGGGAATTTCATTATTaacaatatttgtttacataaaaaATCAGCCAAATCTGATTGTGTCATCCTGTGATTGTATGTCCTGCAAGCACTACAGTTTATATTTCAATTACAAACTAGATTAGAATTGAGGTTTATGCATATTATTATACATTCGTGTTTACTTTGAAATTAATTTCACTTTCGTATTCTCTATTTTGAATTTTTCCAAGGAATTCAAATACTACTGAGACGTTTAAGATCGCTTACTACCAAAAGTGTATGTTTTAATGTCTCCTTGCATTTATTGTTATCCTTTTTGTTTTGCAGCTTTCAGCAGTCAATGACAAGATGGCCGAGTACACAAATACTCCAGGAGTTGTATCGCATAACGCAGCCCTGATGCACACcttacagagacacagagacatccTACAGGTAAATGCCATTACTTCACTTATTTGTATTTGGTATTTTCTGAGGTTGAAAAGTGTTTCAGCTGCACATGTAAATATCTTTTAAATGtatctttgtttttattttttattttgtttcatCCCACAGGACTATACTCATGAATTCCACAAAACCAAAAGCAACTTCTTCAGTTTGCGAGAGCGAGAGGACCTACTAGGCTCTGTTCACAGAGACATTGAGTAAGAACCTTTTGAcaataaaaatacaatgtatATTTTGATATATGCTATAACCTGTATTTGTTTCAGTGGCTGTCATTGACTCATTTCTTTCTTAAGAAGTAGTCTACTCTGCTCTGTTGAAAATATGAGCTTTTCTCTAattccctaaccctaatcctgtTGTGATATCAGCACTAGTATTTGTAAGTATTACCCTGAACGTTCTCAGAGTGAAAGTGATGTATTTAAATAACTTTAAAGTCCAAACATTTACAATTGTAGGAGACAAAGAAAACCAGTGAATATTTGACTATTTTTGGAAAACAACTTTACCATCAattgatttaaaaatgtttacagATACATTAAACTGATCATTACAGCTCTTAATCCATATGTTGTTTTTAATGATGTAATCAAACCAAACAAAAAAGGATATTCAAATGTATGGTATCTGTATCTTTAAATGTaatttcatgtatttatttttgtatctggCTCTCCTAAATATCCCAAATCTCTTCTTTTCCTTCTTTCCCTTTCCCCCCTGCTCTGTAGACGTGTGTCCCTCAACCAGAAGGAGGCAGAAATGTCCAGTTTGTTGTTGATCTCCCCACCCTTGAATAATTTCCATCCTTTCTATCACGTTTCATCCTCTAATGAGAGGCACCTCCTCTCATTGTCTCCTtctttctctccatctctctctgtgtA belongs to Pseudochaenichthys georgianus chromosome 14, fPseGeo1.2, whole genome shotgun sequence and includes:
- the LOC117459112 gene encoding Golgi SNAP receptor complex member 1-like gives rise to the protein MSTNMATSSNYWEDLRKQARQLENELDLKLVSFSKLCTSYSSSSSSSKDQRTRDSRTGSVDSSQDNMLVAMTTELEQQLANLSAVNDKMAEYTNTPGVVSHNAALMHTLQRHRDILQDYTHEFHKTKSNFFSLREREDLLGSVHRDIESYKSSTGVNNRRTELFLKEHEHLRNSDSLIDNAISIAMATKENITFQRGMFKSIQTRVTTLANRFPTINSLIQKINLRKRRDSLILGGVIGVCTILLLLYTFH